The genomic stretch AATCAAAGGAATCGTAACGGCCTACCTATGCACCTACACAACCATCTACACACAAAGATTTTTTATTTCAAATTCGATAAAGAATTTGTAAACTTTCCAAGGGACAGTGTTCCGATTACAAAATTTCCAGCAGGGGGGAGAGAATGAACAAGACCCTTGACCCGGGGTATTTGGGGATCAAGCAGGAGCTGTTCAGGCATCTGAAAGTTAACAAGGATGCCTACAAAGACTCATACCTAATCCGAAGGATAAGGGCCAGAATGAGAAAACTGGGTATATCAGACTACGCTGAATATTATCGGATTATCCGGACGAACAAAAAGGAACTGGATGAGCTCCTGCTTACGGTAGCCATTAACGTGACGGAGTTTTTCAGGGATCCCGTGGTATGGAAAACGTTCGAGAGAAAGGTTCTCCCGGAACTCATCGAGACAAAGAAAAACCAGAGGATGTCCACCATAAGGATTTGGAGTGCCGCGTGCTCCACTGGGCAGGAACCTTACTCAATAGCCATGACCCTCCACGAAACGCTTGGGGACAGGCTGGGGGGATTCAGAGTGAGCATACTGGCGACGGACATAGACCGCGAGGCACTGGCGGTTGCTATGAGGGGAGAGTACCCCGCGGAGGTTGTGGAAAAGCAGATACCCCGCCACATGGTGGCCAAGTACTTTGTGAAGGTGGGGGATGAGAGGTACCGCGTGTCACCCAGAATCCGGAACCTCATAAAGTTTCAGCAGTTCAACCTCTTCAGCACCAGATACCCTCGGGGATTCGATGTAATCTTCATCCGGAACGTGCTTATCTACATAAAGCGGGAGGCCCAGGAGGAGATATTTAAAAAGTTGTACGACTCCCTCGAAGATCACGGGTATCTCATCCTCGGAAAAACCGAGACGATACTCGGGGATTCCACCCGACTCTTCAAGTTATACGACCTCGTGGCTAGAATCTATAAAAAGAATCTGGAGGTGAAAGGATATGGCAAAGGTTTTGGTGGTAGATGACGCCGCCTTCATGAGAATGCTGCTGAAAAAGATACTCACCCAGGGCGGCCATCAGGTCGTCGGGGAGGCCAGCAACGGCAAGGAGGCCGTGGAGAAGTACCAGCAGGTCAAACCGGACGTGGTCACCATGGACATAGTTATGCCAGAAATGGACGGGATAACTGCTGTCCAGGAAATAAAGAAAATCGACCCCAACGCCAAGATCATCATGATAACAGCGGTGGGTCAGGAAGGGAAGGTCATGGAAGCACTCAAGGCAGGGGCCTCCGGCTACATCGTGAAGCCATTCCAGGCTCCCAAGGTACTTGAGGAGATAAACAGAGTGCTATCGAGTTAGGGTGGGCTACGATGGCAGCCGGCTCGCCGCTGAGAAAGAAAATCAGGGTGATGGTGGTAGACGACTCCGCGTTCATGAGAAAGATCATTAGGGACATTGTAAACTCCGATTCCGAGCTTGAGGTATGCTGCGAAGCCCGTGATGGCATCGAAGCCATAAACCTTGCCAAAATTCACAAGCCGGATGTAATAACCTTGGACATAGAAATGCCTAGAATGAACGGTCTCGATGCATTGAGAGTTATAATGAAACAGAACCCCACTCCCGTCATCATGGTGAGCGCCCTCACCCGAGAGGGCGCGGAGGCTACGATAAAAGCCCTCGAATATGGTGCAATAGACTTCATACCCAAACCAAGCTCTTCAATATCTTTGAACATGAGGGAGATGCGGGAGGAAATCATTTCGAAGATAAAGGAGGCCGCAAAGGTTCCACGGAGGTTCCTCGAACTCAGAAGAACCCGGCTGTTGAGGATTCAAAAAAGCAAGAGAAAAAGACCCGGCATAACGGCAAAAACGGTCGTTGCTATGGCTTCCTCGACGGGCGGGCCCCAGTCTCTCCTCAAGGTGTTCCCGAAGTTCCCGGAGAACCTGAGGGCCGCGGTGCTCCTCGTCCAGCACATGCCCCCGGGCTTCACAAAGTCGTTTGCGAAGAGGCTGGACAGTGTGAGCAAAATCGACGTAAAGGAAGCCGAGGATGGGGAGGAAATCCTCGAAAACATGGCCTACGTGGCGCCCGGAGACTACCACATGGAGGTCAGGATTCAGAAGGGAAAGCCCGTCATCGTCCTGAACAAGAAGCCGAAAATCCATGGCGTCAGACCCGCCGCTGATCCAATGATGACAACGGCGGCGGATGTCTTCGGGAGGAAGACGGTGGGGGTTGTCATGACCGGTATGGGACGGGACGGTGCTGAAGGCATCGTCAGGATAAAGAAAAAGGGCGGGATAACCATCGCCCAGGACAAAGAAACGTCCATAATATTCGGCATGCCCAAAGCGGCCATTGAAACCGGGATGGTTGACCACGTGGTGCCACTGGATAAAATCGCAGATACCGTGGTTATGGCCGTTAACAAAATCAATCGGGGTGGGACGTATGGAGGATCTCTCCCAATATCTAGATGAGTTCCTCGCCGACGCGAGAGACAGAATCGACAGCCTGAGCAACGCCATCCTTACGCTGGAAAAAATAGTCAAGGAAGGTGGGAGTGAAGAAGAGAAAAAAGCCATGATAGACCAGATTTTCAGGGACGCCCATACACTGAAGGGAACCGCCGCGACCATGGGGTTCATGAAACTGAGCGAAGTGGCACACAAAATGGAAAACCTCTTCGACCTAGTCAGGTCTGGCAAGGTTGAACCCACCCCGGATCTGATAGATGTTCTTCTTGAGTTCTTGGACGTTATAGAGGGAATGGTGGACAGTATTGAAGAGAATGGAAATGAGGGAGATTTCGACATAGAGGGCCTGTTCTCCAAGGCACAAAGATTCTTCGAAAGGATTGAGGGAGAAGAC from Thermococcus sp. 21S7 encodes the following:
- a CDS encoding protein-glutamate O-methyltransferase CheR, translated to MNKTLDPGYLGIKQELFRHLKVNKDAYKDSYLIRRIRARMRKLGISDYAEYYRIIRTNKKELDELLLTVAINVTEFFRDPVVWKTFERKVLPELIETKKNQRMSTIRIWSAACSTGQEPYSIAMTLHETLGDRLGGFRVSILATDIDREALAVAMRGEYPAEVVEKQIPRHMVAKYFVKVGDERYRVSPRIRNLIKFQQFNLFSTRYPRGFDVIFIRNVLIYIKREAQEEIFKKLYDSLEDHGYLILGKTETILGDSTRLFKLYDLVARIYKKNLEVKGYGKGFGGR
- a CDS encoding response regulator, which translates into the protein MAKVLVVDDAAFMRMLLKKILTQGGHQVVGEASNGKEAVEKYQQVKPDVVTMDIVMPEMDGITAVQEIKKIDPNAKIIMITAVGQEGKVMEALKAGASGYIVKPFQAPKVLEEINRVLSS
- a CDS encoding chemotaxis response regulator protein-glutamate methylesterase, which encodes MAAGSPLRKKIRVMVVDDSAFMRKIIRDIVNSDSELEVCCEARDGIEAINLAKIHKPDVITLDIEMPRMNGLDALRVIMKQNPTPVIMVSALTREGAEATIKALEYGAIDFIPKPSSSISLNMREMREEIISKIKEAAKVPRRFLELRRTRLLRIQKSKRKRPGITAKTVVAMASSTGGPQSLLKVFPKFPENLRAAVLLVQHMPPGFTKSFAKRLDSVSKIDVKEAEDGEEILENMAYVAPGDYHMEVRIQKGKPVIVLNKKPKIHGVRPAADPMMTTAADVFGRKTVGVVMTGMGRDGAEGIVRIKKKGGITIAQDKETSIIFGMPKAAIETGMVDHVVPLDKIADTVVMAVNKINRGGTYGGSLPISR